In Stenotrophomonas sp. ASS1, the following proteins share a genomic window:
- the xerC gene encoding tyrosine recombinase XerC: MSAVQAFLQHLQVERRMSAHTLDAYRRDLDALSVWAEPRGVAVDALDAEALRQFVADEHRRGLSPKSLQRRLSACRSFYAWLLKHGRIEVSPAATLKAPRAPRRLPQVLDADEAVQLVELEPEGELGRRDRALLELFYSSGLRLSEVCALTWRDLDFDSGLVNVMGKGNRQRRVPFGRPAREALQAWRAESGGGPASPVFPGRNGPISQRAVQIRIRQLAQRQGLFKHVHPHMLRHSFASHILESSGDLRGVQELLGHADIATTQIYTHLDFQHLAKVYDAAHPRAKRRSKDDKAE; this comes from the coding sequence ATGAGCGCGGTACAGGCCTTCCTGCAGCATTTGCAGGTAGAGCGGCGGATGTCGGCGCATACGCTCGATGCCTACCGCCGTGACCTGGACGCGTTGTCGGTCTGGGCCGAGCCGCGCGGTGTTGCGGTGGACGCACTCGATGCCGAGGCGCTGCGCCAGTTCGTTGCCGATGAGCACCGCAGAGGCCTGTCACCCAAAAGCCTGCAGCGCCGCTTGTCGGCCTGCCGCAGCTTCTACGCCTGGCTGCTCAAGCACGGGCGCATCGAGGTCAGTCCGGCGGCGACGCTGAAGGCGCCGCGTGCGCCGCGCCGGTTGCCGCAGGTGCTTGACGCCGACGAAGCCGTGCAGCTGGTCGAGCTGGAACCGGAAGGTGAGCTCGGCCGCCGTGACCGCGCGCTGCTGGAACTGTTCTATTCCTCTGGCCTGCGCCTGAGCGAAGTCTGCGCGCTGACCTGGCGCGACCTGGATTTCGACAGCGGCCTGGTCAACGTGATGGGCAAGGGCAATCGCCAGCGCCGCGTGCCGTTCGGCCGGCCGGCACGCGAAGCGCTGCAGGCGTGGCGTGCGGAAAGTGGCGGCGGCCCGGCCTCGCCGGTGTTTCCCGGTCGCAACGGGCCGATCAGCCAGCGTGCGGTGCAGATCCGCATCCGCCAGCTGGCGCAGCGCCAGGGCCTGTTCAAGCACGTGCATCCGCACATGCTGCGGCACAGTTTTGCCAGCCATATCCTGGAATCGTCCGGCGACCTGCGCGGTGTGCAGGAACTGCTTGGCCATGCCGACATCGCAACCACCCAGATCTACACCCACCTTGATTTCCAGCACCTGGCCAAGGTCTACGACGCCGCGCATCCACGTGCGAAGCGTCGCAGCAAGGACGACAAGGCTGAATAG